From one Humulus lupulus chromosome 8, drHumLupu1.1, whole genome shotgun sequence genomic stretch:
- the LOC133795770 gene encoding pentatricopeptide repeat-containing protein At4g21170 produces the protein MLKEKAHRVSQQLSLSSAASQRWRTEVQRNQLASKISSILLQRHNWVQLLQNLKLTPPLFLQILHRIQNNPRISLDFFHWAKSHLGFESDLKSQCHVIQISLGSGFTQSVKPLLDSLVQSYPAPVLVEHLTLSCKGKNSLFLSLSFVLETYGRKGLFREGLEVYGKMRVHGYTPSISVCNVLLDAIQRGNEIRLAWSFYGAILRNGVLPNKFTWSLIARIIGRNGEHERIARIIELGVYSSEIYNSLLDCLTKSGNFKASFDCLNEMHERKLNPGFSTLSLILNGACKYENSEAIARIMSIMVENELISMSPLCEYDTVIQKLCGLNRTYAAEMFFRKAFDENIGLQDATYGYMLRVLSKEERTDIAIWIYSLISEKGVVLNEATYNAFASVLLRKEQSEEVCELLMELIKRGFSPCSSDLSGFLAVLCRKGRWREAEDMLNVILDKGLLPDSLSCCSLVEHYCFSKQIESAIKLHDKMEKMNLSLDVTTYNVLLNGLVVVRRMEEAVRVFDHMRSHQKLSSASFTVMIQGLSRLNELRKALKLHDEMLKMGLKPEEATYKSLIFVFK, from the coding sequence ATGCTCAAGGAGAAGGCTCACCGAGTCTCTCAGCAACTTTCATTATCTTCTGCAGCTTCCCAACGTTGGAGAACCGAAGTCCAGAGAAACCAACTAGCTTCCAAAATCTCATCTATTCTCCTACAGAGACACAACTGGGTTCAACTCCTCCAAAACCTCAAACTCACCCCACCTCTCTTCCTCCAAATCCTACATAGGATCCAGAACAACCCACGCATCTCGCTGGACTTCTTTCATTGGGCCAAATCGCATCTTGGGTTTGAATCAGACCTCAAATCCCAATGTCATGTCATCCAAATCTCACTCGGGTCTGGCTTTACTCAATCTGTGAAGCCCCTTTTGGATTCTCTGGTTCAGAGCTACCCTGCACCAGTTCTTGTAGAGCACTTGACTCTGTCATGTAAAGGTAAAAATTCTCTGTTCCTATCTTTGAGCTTTGTTCTCGAAACTTACGGACGGAAGGGTTTGTTCAGAGAAGGCTTAGAGGTTTATGGAAAAATGAGAGTTCATGGTTATACCCCCTCGATTAGTGTCTGCAATGTTCTTCTTGATGCTATTCAACGAGGGAATGAGATTAGATTGGCTTGGTCCTTTTATGGTGCCATACTTCGAAATGGGGTCTTGCCGAATAAATTTACATGGTCCCTGATAGCACGAATTATTGGTAGAAATGGGGAACATGAAAGAATAGCTAGAATTATAGAATTGGGTGTTTATAGTTCTGAGATATATAATTCTCTTCTTGATTGTCTTACCAAAAGTGGGAACTTTAAAGCTTCATTTGATTGCTTAAATGAGATGCATGAAAGAAAACTTAACCCGGGTTTCAGTACTTTGAGCTTGATTCTCAATGGGGCTTGTAAATATGAAAATTCTGAAGCGATTGCTAGAATAATGAGTATTATGGTTGAAAACGAACTCATTTCTATGAGTCCTTTATGTGAATATGATACAGTGATACAAAAACTTTGTGGCTTGAACCGAACATATGCAGCTGAGATGTTCTTTAGGAAAGCTTTTGATGAAAATATTGGATTGCAGGATGCTACTTACGGGTATATGCTAAGGGTGTTGTCTAAAGAAGAGAGAACGGATATAGCAATTTGGATATACAGTCTAATTTCTGAGAAGGGTGTTGTATTGAATGAGGCGACTTATAATGCATTTGCTAGTGTCCTTCTCAGGAAAGAGCAATCTGAGGAGGTATGTGAGTTGTTAATGGAACTTATAAAAAGAGGATTTAGTCCTTGCTCATCAGATTTGTCTGGATTTTTAGCGGTTTTATGTAGAAAGGGCAGATGGAGAGAGGCAGAAGACATGTTGAATGTGATATTGGACAAAGGACTTTTGCCTGATTCATTATCTTGTTGCTCGTTAGTGGAGCATTACTGTTTTAGCAAACAGATAGAGTCAGCTATCAAATTGCATGATAAGATGGAAAAAATGAACCTTAGTTTGGATGTAACAACTTACAATGTACTTCTTAATGGCCTGGTTGTGGTAAGGAGAATGGAAGAAGCAGTCAGGGTGTTTGATCACATGAGAAGCCACCAAAAGCTAAGCAGTGCCAGTTTTACAGTTATGATTCAAGGGCTTTCTCGTTTAAATGAACTCAGGAAAGCCTTGAAACTTCATGATGAGATGTTGAAGATGGGACTTAAGCCAGAGGAAGCAACGTATAAGAGTTTAATATTTGTGTTTAAGTAA